In Acidaminococcus fermentans DSM 20731, one genomic interval encodes:
- a CDS encoding GntR family transcriptional regulator, giving the protein MVQHLKQIPLDSYRPLRDVVVDNIRQAIISGQFPAGMRLMELQLAEEMGVSRTPVREAIRKMELEGLVVMIPRRGAYVADISIKDINEVYEIRTALDVLAAGLAAERIGDDEIREMKTLLDADKPLVAAKDYPRIIENDTAFHDIIYKASRNRRCMNIISNLREQITAIRGRSMPYPGRLDDMIREHQAIYDAIAQRSVDKAQKAVRTHMENAERTLLKVIEAQEKEKEAAEKKEGNA; this is encoded by the coding sequence ATGGTGCAGCATTTGAAACAGATCCCTTTGGACAGTTACAGACCTTTGCGGGATGTGGTGGTGGACAATATCCGTCAGGCCATCATCAGCGGCCAGTTCCCGGCGGGCATGCGGCTGATGGAACTCCAGCTGGCGGAGGAGATGGGGGTCAGCCGGACTCCCGTCCGGGAAGCCATCCGGAAAATGGAACTGGAAGGGCTGGTGGTGATGATCCCCCGGCGGGGCGCTTATGTGGCGGACATTTCCATCAAGGACATCAACGAAGTGTATGAGATCCGGACGGCCCTGGATGTGCTGGCAGCCGGCCTGGCGGCGGAACGGATCGGGGATGACGAAATCAGGGAAATGAAGACTCTGCTGGATGCGGACAAGCCGCTGGTGGCGGCCAAGGACTATCCCCGGATCATCGAAAACGATACCGCCTTCCATGACATCATCTACAAGGCCAGCCGGAACCGCCGGTGCATGAACATCATCAGCAACCTGCGGGAACAGATCACCGCCATCCGGGGACGGTCCATGCCCTATCCGGGCCGTCTGGACGACATGATCCGGGAGCACCAGGCCATCTATGACGCCATTGCCCAGCGCAGTGTGGACAAGGCCCAGAAGGCGGTACGGACCCATATGGAAAACGCGGAACGGACCCTCCTGAAGGTGATCGAAGCCCAGGAGAAGGAGAAGGAAGCGGCTGAAAAGAAAGAGGGGAATGCATAA
- the gltS gene encoding sodium/glutamate symporter, with protein MFALNSYQTLAVGILLYYLGKLLKQKIKFLQTYCIPNPVIGGVLFALLNLALFEAGTGAIKLDTVQQSFFMNMFFTSVGFSASYALLKKGGRDVFILTIICAILITFQDIIGVSLAKVTGLHPLLGLCAGSIPLVGGHGTSGAFGPMLEGIGVERATTVAIAMATFGLISGSLMGGPVAHRLLEKYHLHSTKEDMEGANEKAQSMEENATLTMTPENFMLATGEILVAMGIGTIVSKFFTSVGLTFPGYIGSMIVAAVIRNISDHAEGLPVPMQEIGTVGDVGLNIFLSLAMMSLRIWELFDIAGPLAIIAVVQVVFMALYTTFVVFNAMGKDYDAAVEVSAVCGFGMGATPNAMANMSAITANYGPAPRAFFAVPLVGAMFVDFCNSGILMVFINMFK; from the coding sequence ATGTTTGCCCTGAATTCTTATCAGACTCTTGCTGTAGGTATTTTACTGTACTATCTGGGAAAACTGCTAAAGCAGAAGATTAAATTTCTCCAAACCTATTGTATCCCGAACCCGGTTATCGGCGGCGTGCTGTTCGCCCTGCTGAACCTGGCTCTGTTTGAAGCTGGCACTGGCGCCATCAAACTGGACACGGTGCAGCAAAGTTTCTTCATGAACATGTTCTTCACCAGCGTAGGGTTCAGCGCCAGCTATGCCCTGCTGAAAAAAGGCGGCCGTGACGTATTCATCCTGACCATCATCTGCGCCATCCTGATCACCTTCCAGGATATCATCGGCGTGTCTCTGGCCAAGGTTACCGGCCTGCATCCGCTGCTGGGCCTGTGCGCCGGCTCCATTCCTCTGGTTGGCGGCCATGGGACTTCCGGGGCTTTCGGTCCCATGCTGGAAGGCATCGGGGTTGAACGGGCCACCACCGTGGCCATCGCCATGGCTACCTTCGGTCTGATTTCCGGATCCCTGATGGGCGGCCCTGTGGCTCACCGTCTGCTGGAAAAATATCATCTGCACAGCACCAAGGAAGATATGGAAGGGGCCAATGAAAAAGCCCAGAGCATGGAAGAAAATGCCACTCTGACCATGACTCCGGAAAACTTCATGCTGGCTACCGGTGAAATCCTGGTTGCCATGGGTATCGGTACCATCGTCAGCAAGTTCTTCACCAGCGTTGGTCTGACTTTCCCTGGATACATCGGCTCCATGATCGTGGCAGCTGTGATCCGGAACATCTCTGACCACGCAGAAGGGCTGCCTGTTCCCATGCAGGAAATCGGCACCGTTGGGGATGTTGGCCTGAACATCTTCCTGTCCCTGGCCATGATGAGCCTGCGGATCTGGGAACTGTTCGACATCGCCGGCCCTCTGGCCATCATCGCTGTGGTACAGGTTGTATTCATGGCTCTGTACACCACCTTCGTGGTATTCAACGCCATGGGCAAGGACTACGATGCGGCTGTTGAAGTTTCCGCCGTGTGCGGCTTCGGTATGGGCGCAACCCCCAACGCCATGGCCAACATGAGTGCCATCACCGCCAACTATGGTCCGGCTCCCCGGGCATTCTTCGCGGTACCGCTGGTAGGGGCCATGTTTGTGGACTTCTGCAACTCCGGTATCCTGATGGTGTTCATCAATATGTTTAAATAA
- the holA gene encoding DNA polymerase III subunit delta yields MNTTADVFLESLRKNPACPHVVVAWGEEEYFRKAVGRAFRQRAFAPGEEPTEWSFQKDFQMEALGEAINTMPFFGGGNWVVIEDPRVLTEKAPARKTGTKGKGKKVTPLEQFTELLSDVPDYAYVFCLCTKLDKRQGFYKAMSRKAVVVECPTLRSYQLQPWLRSQADQYGARFTPDALNLIQEYASAADTVPLLFLQQEIAKIALYAGERKLWQAEDVAQMFSQLPEISGFALGNAVEERKLDKVLLLLKEERKNSGSDGITGLAMRLFASLRRLLQVKEMVKQGARQDAIASTLKMHPYAVKLAMQHSNYFSEESLQNGMVQLARLTADSRQGGRTWSRLEEVLVTLVGRS; encoded by the coding sequence AGCCGTGGGCAGGGCCTTCCGGCAGCGGGCGTTCGCCCCTGGGGAAGAGCCCACTGAATGGAGCTTCCAGAAGGATTTCCAGATGGAGGCTTTGGGAGAAGCCATCAACACCATGCCTTTTTTCGGCGGGGGCAACTGGGTGGTCATCGAAGATCCCCGGGTGCTCACGGAAAAGGCACCGGCCCGGAAAACGGGCACCAAAGGGAAGGGAAAGAAGGTAACGCCTCTGGAACAGTTCACGGAACTGCTCAGTGACGTGCCGGATTATGCCTATGTTTTCTGTCTGTGCACCAAGCTGGACAAGAGACAGGGGTTCTACAAAGCCATGAGCCGGAAGGCTGTGGTGGTGGAATGTCCCACCCTTCGGTCCTACCAGCTGCAGCCCTGGCTCCGGAGCCAGGCGGATCAGTACGGCGCCCGGTTCACCCCGGATGCCCTGAATCTGATCCAGGAATACGCATCGGCGGCGGATACGGTTCCCCTGCTGTTCCTTCAGCAGGAAATCGCCAAGATCGCCCTGTATGCGGGGGAACGGAAGCTGTGGCAGGCTGAGGATGTGGCGCAGATGTTTTCCCAGCTGCCGGAGATTTCCGGTTTTGCCCTGGGGAACGCGGTGGAGGAGAGGAAGCTGGACAAGGTCCTGCTCCTTCTGAAAGAGGAGCGGAAGAACAGCGGCAGTGACGGGATCACCGGACTGGCCATGCGGCTCTTTGCTTCGCTCCGGCGTCTGCTCCAGGTGAAGGAAATGGTGAAACAAGGTGCTCGCCAGGACGCGATTGCATCCACGCTGAAAATGCACCCCTATGCGGTGAAGCTGGCCATGCAGCACAGCAATTATTTTTCTGAGGAATCCTTACAAAATGGCATGGTCCAGCTGGCACGGCTGACGGCGGACTCCCGCCAGGGAGGACGGACCTGGTCGCGGCTTGAGGAAGTGTTGGTTACCCTTGTAGGAAGAAGTTGA
- the purR gene encoding pur operon repressor: protein MARIKRLERIVALTKELNDHPFQLFPFSYFCEKFTVAKSTLSEDVQTVRNGLSTYDLGIIETVAGASGGVRFIPYHSPEADNEFLWTLAKKLNDPSRLLPGGMIYMNDLLFDPQISFRLGEIIMQRTLELQPDYIMTVEAKGISLALATARAFNIPMVMARKEARITEGPAVSISYVSGSSKKIQTMSLPRKALPPKSKVLVVDDFMRAGGTARGMQELAEEVGAEVVGTYLFIASREPEKKIINEYASLMTLQGVDAETKAISIVPEML from the coding sequence ATGGCGAGAATCAAGAGACTGGAACGCATTGTGGCGCTGACCAAGGAACTGAACGACCATCCTTTCCAGCTGTTCCCTTTCAGCTATTTCTGTGAAAAATTCACCGTGGCCAAAAGCACTCTCAGTGAAGATGTCCAGACCGTGCGGAACGGGCTGTCCACCTACGACCTGGGGATCATCGAGACGGTGGCGGGGGCCAGCGGCGGAGTCCGGTTCATTCCCTACCATTCTCCGGAAGCGGACAATGAATTCCTCTGGACCCTGGCCAAGAAGCTGAACGACCCGTCCCGGCTGCTGCCCGGGGGGATGATCTACATGAACGACCTGCTGTTCGATCCCCAGATCTCTTTCCGTCTGGGCGAGATCATCATGCAGCGGACCCTGGAACTCCAGCCGGACTACATCATGACCGTGGAAGCCAAGGGGATCTCCCTGGCCCTGGCCACCGCCCGTGCCTTCAACATCCCCATGGTGATGGCCCGGAAGGAAGCACGGATCACCGAAGGCCCGGCGGTTTCCATCAGCTATGTAAGCGGCTCCAGCAAAAAGATCCAGACCATGAGCCTGCCCCGGAAGGCCCTGCCTCCCAAGAGCAAGGTACTGGTGGTGGACGATTTCATGCGGGCCGGGGGCACCGCCCGGGGCATGCAGGAACTGGCGGAGGAAGTGGGGGCCGAAGTGGTGGGCACCTACCTGTTCATCGCCAGCAGGGAACCGGAAAAGAAGATCATCAACGAATATGCGTCCCTGATGACCCTCCAGGGGGTGGACGCGGAAACAAAGGCCATCAGCATCGTGCCGGAAATGCTGTAA
- a CDS encoding YitT family protein, which translates to MKKQCIRYFMTALGCLLMALAINAFFVQHHFLSGGISGVAIILYYLTGWPPGITSLVFNIPLFWIAWKYMSRQFFINSVIGTVLFSLALDGTAFVQAYVAIPDKLLCSIAGGALGGLGSALVYRSEASTGGVDILGFLTRKYYHISVSTTNFLFDTCVMAAAVVFLGLTPVLYSMVLFFITLKATNLFMVGFDYKKQVLIISTHAEEISRRIMDEVNRGVTLLDGQGGYTRRPQKVILVVVKLTQLAHLETIIKEVDPVAFVTIQDANNVFGRGFTQPNLDLEEEKRMRK; encoded by the coding sequence TTGAAAAAACAATGCATCCGTTACTTTATGACGGCCCTGGGATGCCTTTTGATGGCCCTTGCCATCAACGCCTTCTTTGTCCAGCACCATTTCCTCTCCGGAGGCATCTCCGGGGTAGCCATCATCCTCTACTACCTTACCGGCTGGCCCCCGGGCATCACCAGCCTGGTGTTCAACATTCCCCTGTTCTGGATCGCCTGGAAATACATGAGCCGGCAGTTCTTCATCAACAGCGTCATCGGCACCGTGCTCTTCTCCCTGGCCCTGGACGGCACCGCCTTTGTCCAAGCTTACGTGGCCATCCCGGACAAGCTGCTGTGCTCCATTGCCGGGGGCGCCCTGGGCGGTCTGGGCAGCGCCCTGGTGTACCGGTCCGAAGCCTCCACCGGAGGCGTGGATATCCTGGGCTTTCTCACCCGGAAGTACTACCACATTTCCGTGAGCACCACCAACTTCCTGTTCGACACCTGCGTCATGGCCGCCGCCGTGGTGTTTCTGGGGCTCACCCCGGTGCTCTACAGTATGGTGCTGTTCTTCATCACCCTGAAAGCCACCAACCTGTTCATGGTGGGCTTCGACTACAAGAAGCAGGTGCTCATCATCTCCACCCACGCCGAAGAGATCAGCCGGCGGATCATGGACGAGGTGAACCGGGGCGTCACCCTGCTGGACGGCCAGGGAGGCTACACCCGCCGGCCCCAGAAAGTGATCCTGGTGGTGGTGAAGCTCACCCAGCTGGCCCACCTGGAAACCATCATCAAAGAAGTGGACCCGGTGGCCTTCGTAACCATCCAGGACGCCAACAACGTGTTCGGCCGGGGCTTCACCCAGCCCAACCTGGATCTGGAAGAGGAGAAGAGGATGAGGAAATAG
- the ilvA gene encoding threonine ammonia-lyase yields the protein MTEMIPLETIRAAQERLEKLVHKTPLERNHTFSTISEREVYLKLENLQRTGSFKVRGASNCIMTLSEEQKAKGIIAASAGNHAQGVALGSRMAHCKSTVVMPEGAPLAKAEATKGYGAEVVLYGKTFDESLAKAQEIQKETGAYFVHPYDDPAVIAGQGTIGLEILEQNPYIESIVVPVGGGGLLAGIAAAVKQVNPKVKVYGVQTEQAPAMYLSKKENKWVTHGVGKTIADGIAVGIPGKLTWKLINQYVDDMLLVNEEDICAAMLLMLERGKMVVEGAGAAPLAALLHHIVPGSDRAAAVISGGNIDVNTISQIIERGLVRTGRRVKMVTWMVDRPGELLKFVSYLEEMKINILYINHDRADRSVPLGVTRVELDVETRNAQHAKEVADTLRKAGYKIEMR from the coding sequence ATGACTGAAATGATCCCTTTGGAGACCATCCGGGCCGCCCAGGAGCGGCTGGAAAAACTGGTCCACAAGACCCCTCTGGAACGGAACCACACCTTCAGCACCATCAGCGAGCGGGAGGTGTACCTGAAGCTGGAAAATCTCCAGCGCACCGGGTCCTTCAAGGTACGGGGGGCTTCCAACTGCATTATGACCCTCAGCGAGGAACAGAAGGCAAAGGGGATCATCGCCGCCTCCGCCGGGAACCATGCCCAGGGGGTGGCCCTGGGCAGCCGGATGGCCCACTGCAAATCCACGGTGGTGATGCCGGAAGGGGCCCCCCTGGCCAAGGCAGAAGCCACTAAGGGCTACGGGGCGGAAGTGGTGCTGTACGGGAAGACCTTCGACGAATCCCTGGCCAAGGCCCAGGAGATCCAGAAGGAAACCGGGGCCTATTTTGTCCATCCCTATGACGACCCGGCGGTGATCGCCGGCCAGGGGACCATCGGTCTGGAGATCCTGGAACAGAATCCCTACATCGAAAGCATCGTGGTGCCGGTGGGGGGCGGCGGCCTCCTGGCAGGGATCGCGGCGGCGGTGAAGCAGGTGAACCCCAAGGTGAAGGTGTATGGGGTCCAGACGGAACAGGCGCCGGCCATGTACCTGAGCAAGAAGGAAAACAAATGGGTGACCCACGGGGTGGGCAAGACCATTGCGGACGGGATCGCCGTGGGGATCCCCGGGAAGCTCACCTGGAAGCTGATCAACCAGTATGTGGACGATATGCTGCTGGTGAATGAGGAAGATATCTGCGCCGCCATGCTGCTGATGCTGGAACGGGGCAAGATGGTGGTGGAAGGGGCCGGGGCTGCTCCTCTGGCCGCCCTGCTCCACCACATCGTGCCGGGCAGTGACCGGGCGGCGGCGGTGATCAGCGGCGGGAACATCGACGTGAACACCATCTCCCAGATCATCGAACGGGGGCTGGTGCGCACGGGACGCCGGGTGAAGATGGTGACCTGGATGGTGGACCGGCCCGGGGAACTGCTGAAGTTCGTCAGCTATCTGGAGGAAATGAAGATCAACATCCTCTACATCAACCACGACCGGGCGGACCGGTCCGTACCCCTGGGGGTGACCCGGGTGGAACTGGATGTGGAGACCCGGAACGCGCAGCACGCCAAGGAAGTGGCGGATACCCTGCGCAAGGCGGGCTATAAAATCGAAATGCGGTAA
- the ispE gene encoding 4-(cytidine 5'-diphospho)-2-C-methyl-D-erythritol kinase: MERKAYSKINLGLSVLGRRPDGYHQVDMIMQSISLGDTITFAPADRLELVTDNPDLPCDGTNLMVKAALAFAQKTGKSADWQLTCAKRIFLAAGLAGGSTDAAAVLRGLNDLSGQPLDRPALEELAAAIGSDVPFCLYGGTQRARGRGEQMTVLPPVPRLDLVLAKPRDLGVSTAWVYREIDRIPGREPLDIRGLETAIRRGDRQGILDRMGNDLEKVTVARYPVLRKLKEELEALGAEKTLMSGSGPTVFGIFPGREGAEQAAEALGKQEVDIEIEVAHTVQEE; this comes from the coding sequence ATGGAGCGGAAGGCATACAGTAAAATCAATCTGGGGCTCAGTGTGCTGGGCCGCCGTCCTGACGGCTATCATCAGGTGGATATGATCATGCAGTCCATTTCCCTGGGGGACACCATCACCTTTGCCCCGGCGGACCGGCTGGAGCTGGTGACGGACAATCCGGACCTTCCCTGCGACGGCACCAACCTGATGGTGAAGGCGGCCCTGGCTTTTGCCCAAAAGACGGGAAAATCGGCGGACTGGCAGCTGACCTGCGCCAAGCGGATCTTCCTGGCGGCGGGTCTGGCCGGGGGCAGCACGGACGCGGCGGCGGTGCTCCGGGGGCTCAATGACCTTTCCGGGCAGCCTCTGGACCGTCCGGCCCTGGAAGAACTGGCGGCCGCCATCGGCAGCGATGTTCCCTTCTGTCTCTACGGAGGCACCCAGCGGGCCCGGGGACGGGGGGAACAGATGACGGTGCTGCCTCCGGTACCCCGGCTGGACCTGGTGCTGGCAAAACCCCGGGATCTGGGGGTGTCCACCGCCTGGGTCTACAGGGAAATCGACCGGATCCCGGGCCGGGAGCCTCTGGATATCCGGGGGCTGGAAACGGCCATCCGCCGGGGGGACCGGCAGGGGATCCTGGACCGGATGGGCAACGACCTGGAAAAAGTGACGGTGGCCCGGTATCCGGTGCTCCGGAAGCTGAAAGAAGAACTGGAGGCCCTGGGGGCGGAAAAGACCCTGATGAGCGGCAGCGGCCCCACGGTGTTCGGCATCTTCCCCGGCCGGGAAGGGGCGGAACAGGCGGCGGAGGCCCTGGGGAAGCAAGAAGTGGATATTGAGATCGAAGTGGCACATACGGTGCAGGAGGAGTAG